A single window of Streptomyces aquilus DNA harbors:
- a CDS encoding AraC family transcriptional regulator, with protein MAARQEVTAWRPAVPGVVEVFHAHFTGYAYPMHVHEAWTLLIVDDGAVRYDLDRHEHGTPHDTVSLLPPHVPHNGSPATPGGFRKRVVYLDTSLLGADLVGSAVDTPDLRDPVLRRRVGQLHHALDHPGDELEAASRLTFIGERLTAHLRPRLVTDVPRADPGLARRLRELLDARIVEGVALEEAAALLHAHPAHLVRAFSTAYGIAPHQYLNSRRVDRARRLLLEGRRPGEVATATGFFDQSHLTRHFRKLVGVTPGRYAKSG; from the coding sequence ATGGCCGCCCGGCAGGAAGTCACCGCCTGGCGCCCGGCCGTCCCGGGTGTCGTGGAGGTCTTCCACGCCCACTTCACGGGGTACGCCTACCCGATGCACGTCCACGAGGCGTGGACGCTGCTGATCGTGGACGACGGGGCCGTACGGTACGACCTCGACCGGCACGAGCACGGCACCCCGCACGACACCGTGTCGCTGCTGCCGCCGCACGTCCCGCACAACGGCTCCCCCGCCACGCCGGGCGGCTTCCGCAAGCGGGTCGTCTATCTCGACACCTCGCTGCTCGGCGCGGACCTCGTGGGGTCCGCCGTCGACACCCCCGACCTGCGGGACCCGGTGCTGCGGCGGCGCGTCGGGCAGCTGCACCACGCCCTCGACCATCCCGGTGACGAGCTGGAGGCGGCCAGCAGGCTGACGTTCATCGGGGAGCGGCTCACGGCCCATCTACGGCCGCGCCTGGTCACGGACGTGCCGCGCGCCGACCCCGGACTCGCGCGCCGGCTGCGGGAGTTGCTGGACGCGCGGATCGTCGAGGGCGTCGCCCTGGAGGAGGCGGCCGCGCTGCTGCACGCCCATCCCGCCCATCTCGTACGGGCGTTCAGCACCGCCTACGGCATCGCCCCGCACCAGTACCTCAACTCCCGCCGCGTCGACCGCGCCCGCCGGCTGCTCCTGGAGGGCCGGCGTCCCGGCGAGGTCGCCACGGCCACCGGCTTCTTCGACCAGTCCCATCTCACCCGGCACTTCCGGAAGCTGGTGGGGGTCACGCCGGGGCGGTACGCCAAGTCCGGGTGA
- a CDS encoding DUF2000 domain-containing protein: MSTEPIRFDTKIAVLLREDLESWQRLNVTAFLVSGLGTEAPEVVGEPYEDADGVRCLPMFRQPVLVFEGTKETLKAAHARVLSRALPRAVFTSDLFATGNDRDNRAAVRAVRTADLDLVGIAVYGPRNAVDKVVKGARMHP; the protein is encoded by the coding sequence ATGAGCACTGAACCGATCCGTTTCGACACCAAGATCGCCGTCCTGCTGCGCGAGGACCTGGAGTCCTGGCAGCGGCTGAACGTCACCGCGTTCCTCGTCAGCGGCCTCGGCACCGAGGCCCCCGAGGTGGTCGGGGAGCCGTACGAGGACGCGGACGGGGTGCGGTGTCTGCCGATGTTCCGGCAGCCGGTGCTGGTCTTCGAGGGCACCAAGGAGACGCTGAAGGCCGCCCACGCGCGCGTGCTGTCCCGTGCGCTCCCGCGCGCGGTGTTCACCAGCGACCTGTTCGCCACCGGCAACGACCGCGACAACCGGGCGGCGGTACGGGCCGTGCGGACGGCCGACCTCGACCTCGTCGGGATCGCGGTGTACGGCCCCCGCAATGCCGTCGACAAGGTCGTGAAAGGCGCCCGGATGCATCCGTGA
- a CDS encoding methyltransferase domain-containing protein: protein MDWHAWHDRYASPNSPLRQRLVVVQDRIRDALAGAPPGLLTAVSLCAGQGHDLIGVLADHPRRDDVRARLVELDERNVAAARAAAEAAGLAGVEVVAGDASLTDRYVGLVPADLVLICGILGNVTDADAERLLDHCTRLCRTGGTVVWTRNRRLGLVDLVPQVCAWLEERGFERVWVSDPGLDFGVGAHRYGGEPRPLAPGVRMFDFVGYDALRGGR, encoded by the coding sequence ATGGACTGGCACGCGTGGCACGACCGGTACGCCTCCCCCAACTCCCCTCTCCGGCAGCGCCTGGTCGTCGTCCAGGACCGTATCCGTGACGCCCTCGCCGGTGCCCCGCCCGGTCTGCTCACCGCCGTCAGTCTCTGTGCCGGGCAGGGGCACGACCTGATCGGTGTGCTCGCCGACCACCCTCGGCGGGACGACGTACGGGCCCGGCTCGTCGAGCTGGACGAGCGGAACGTGGCGGCCGCCCGGGCCGCGGCCGAGGCCGCCGGGCTCGCGGGCGTCGAGGTCGTCGCCGGGGACGCCTCGCTGACCGACCGCTACGTCGGTCTCGTCCCCGCCGACCTCGTCCTGATCTGCGGGATCCTCGGCAACGTCACCGACGCCGACGCCGAGCGGCTCCTTGATCACTGCACCCGGCTGTGCCGTACGGGCGGCACGGTCGTGTGGACACGGAACCGGCGGCTCGGCCTCGTCGACCTCGTGCCGCAGGTCTGCGCCTGGCTGGAGGAACGCGGATTCGAGCGGGTGTGGGTGTCCGACCCGGGGCTGGACTTCGGGGTGGGCGCCCATCGGTACGGCGGCGAGCCGCGGCCGCTCGCGCCCGGGGTGCGGATGTTCGACTTCGTCGGATACGACGCCCTGCGGGGCGGCAGGTGA
- the mshA gene encoding D-inositol-3-phosphate glycosyltransferase, with amino-acid sequence MSQYVSRLGRRSPATPARLRLHRRPRRVAMLSVHTSPLHQPGTGDAGGMNVYIVELAQRLAAINIEVEIFTRATTASLPPTVELSPGVLVRHVDAGPYEGLAKEDLPAQLCAFTHGVMQAWAGHRPGYYDLVHTHYWLSGHVGWLAAQRWGVPLVHAMHTMAKVKNANLADGDTPEPAARVIGETQIVQAADRLIANTTEERDELVHHYDADPTKVAVVHPGVNLDRFCPADGRAAARARLGLPQDALIPLFAGRIQPLKAPDILLRAVAVLLDERPELRSRLVVPVVGGPSGSGLAKPEGLQKLAARLGIADVVRFRPPVGQDQLADWFRAASLLVMPSYSESFGLVAIEAQATGTPVLAAAVGGLPVAVRDGETGFLVRGHNPADYARVLARFADDPQLAPRAGAAAARHAQSFGWDTAAAATADVYTAALQAHRRRVRSHHG; translated from the coding sequence GTGAGCCAGTACGTCAGCAGGCTCGGGCGTCGTTCCCCGGCCACGCCCGCGAGGCTGAGGCTGCACCGTCGCCCCCGCCGCGTGGCGATGCTCTCCGTGCACACCTCCCCCCTCCACCAGCCCGGCACCGGCGACGCGGGCGGCATGAACGTCTACATCGTCGAGCTCGCGCAGCGCCTCGCCGCGATCAACATCGAGGTCGAGATCTTCACGCGCGCGACCACCGCCTCGCTCCCGCCCACGGTCGAGCTGTCCCCCGGCGTCCTGGTCCGCCACGTCGACGCCGGCCCCTACGAGGGCCTCGCCAAGGAGGACCTCCCCGCCCAGCTGTGCGCCTTCACGCACGGCGTGATGCAGGCGTGGGCCGGCCACCGCCCCGGCTACTACGACCTCGTCCACACCCACTACTGGCTCTCCGGCCACGTCGGCTGGCTCGCCGCGCAGCGCTGGGGCGTCCCCCTGGTGCACGCCATGCACACCATGGCCAAGGTCAAGAACGCCAACCTCGCCGACGGCGACACCCCCGAGCCCGCCGCGCGTGTCATCGGCGAGACCCAGATCGTCCAGGCGGCGGACCGGCTCATCGCGAACACCACCGAGGAACGCGACGAACTCGTCCACCACTACGACGCCGACCCCACCAAGGTCGCCGTCGTCCACCCCGGCGTGAACCTGGACCGGTTCTGTCCCGCCGACGGCCGCGCGGCGGCCCGCGCCCGCCTCGGCCTCCCCCAGGACGCCCTCATCCCTCTCTTCGCGGGCCGCATCCAGCCCCTGAAGGCCCCGGACATCCTCCTCCGCGCCGTCGCCGTCCTCCTCGACGAACGCCCGGAACTCCGCTCCCGCCTGGTCGTCCCCGTGGTCGGCGGCCCCAGCGGCAGCGGCCTGGCCAAGCCGGAGGGCCTTCAGAAGCTGGCCGCCCGCCTCGGCATCGCGGACGTCGTACGCTTCCGCCCGCCCGTCGGCCAGGACCAGCTCGCCGACTGGTTCCGGGCGGCGTCCCTGCTGGTCATGCCGTCGTACAGCGAGTCCTTCGGCCTGGTGGCCATAGAGGCGCAGGCGACCGGCACCCCGGTCCTCGCGGCCGCGGTCGGCGGCCTGCCGGTGGCGGTCCGCGACGGCGAGACCGGTTTCCTCGTACGGGGCCACAACCCCGCCGACTACGCGCGCGTGCTCGCGCGTTTCGCCGACGACCCGCAGCTCGCCCCCCGCGCGGGCGCCGCGGCCGCCCGGCACGCGCAGTCCTTCGGCTGGGACACCGCGGCGGCGGCGACCGCCGACGTCTACACGGCCGCGCTACAGGCCCACCGCCGTCGCGTACGCTCCCACCATGGCTGA
- a CDS encoding YbjN domain-containing protein produces the protein MADAQADAQKVIEAVLKDNELDWESPTPGSYVVQLPGTRKLKTTVSLLVGRHSLSLNAFVIRHPDENESGVHRWLLERNLKLYGVSYAVDQLGDVYVTAKLPLAAVTPDEIDRLLGQTLEAADDSFNTLLELGFATAIRKEYEWRVSRGESTRNLDAFTHLTQRPTA, from the coding sequence ATGGCTGACGCACAGGCTGACGCGCAGAAGGTCATCGAGGCGGTCCTCAAGGACAACGAGCTCGACTGGGAGAGCCCGACCCCCGGCAGCTACGTCGTCCAGCTCCCCGGCACCCGCAAGCTGAAGACGACGGTCTCCCTCCTCGTCGGCCGGCACTCCCTCTCCCTGAACGCCTTCGTCATCCGCCACCCCGACGAGAACGAGTCCGGCGTCCACCGCTGGCTCCTGGAGCGCAATCTCAAGCTGTACGGCGTGAGTTACGCCGTCGACCAGCTCGGCGACGTCTACGTCACCGCCAAGCTCCCCCTCGCCGCGGTCACGCCGGACGAGATCGACCGGCTCCTCGGCCAGACCCTGGAAGCGGCGGACGACAGCTTCAACACCCTCCTGGAACTCGGCTTCGCGACCGCGATCCGCAAGGAGTACGAGTGGCGCGTCTCCCGAGGCGAGTCCACCCGCAACCTGGACGCCTTCACCCACCTCACCCAACGCCCGACGGCCTGA